The genomic interval CTGGCAGTCGAACTGTCGCAGGAGAAATACGACCAGGACGTAGTGTTCTTCTTACTCAGCGGAGGAGCCAGACTCACCGAGAGTCAAGCCGGTAAAGTGCTCACAGCGCTGGCCGATGCCGGCAACAGAGATATGATCCAGACGCTTCTGAAGAACGGCGCCAGACTCGATGCCAGGCGCTGGACTGATAGGCCATTGTTAATGTGTGGCACACTCTCGGCTGCCAGACTCCTGGTGGAACTTGGATCAGACATCCACTGTCCTGATGAGAATGGGTGGACGCCGCTGCATCATGCAGTCATGCGACCGACAACCGAACTGGCCGAGTTCTTCATTTCCAAGGGGGCCCGTGTCAACGACATGGATGAAAAAGGGCAGACGCCCCTTTTCTACGTACACCGACGGGAGATGGCCATGCTGCTCATCTCCAAAGGGGCAAAGGTTAACCATCGGGACCACGAAGGGCAAAGTGCCCTTCACGTGCTGGCTCAGAACGTGGCGCGGAAGGAGGATCTTCCTCGCGCCGAGCTCGCCGTCGAGTTGATCAAGGCCGGGGCCGAGGTGAACGCTCTGGACAACGACGGCTGGACGCCGTTGTGCTTCGCCGCCTTTTATGGCAGCTCGCCCATTTCCAAGGCGTTGCTGGCCAAAGGCGCGGATGTACGCTTGGCCCCCAAAGGCGGGGACTACTGCGGCCTGCTTGGACTTGCCGCCCACGGGGATGCACCAGGCCTGATCGAACTGCTGCTTGAGAAAGGCGCCGATCCGTCACGGATTGACAAGAACGGGAAGACGCTGCTGTTTCATGTGCATACAGCCGGCGAGGCCAAACTGCTGCTTGATCGCAGAGTGGACATTAATGCCCGCGATAAGACCGGCGCCACCGCATTGCACGAAGCCAGATTGCCGGTCATGGAGGTGCTGCTGGCGGCAGGGGCCGATCCAAATGCGCGTGACAACCAGAAATGTACACCGATGCATACGGCTGCCGCTTCGCTGTACGATCAACAGCGAGTTTTGACCTTGCACAAGCACGGCGGGAAGTTCGACGTGCGGGAGGAGTCGGGCAAGACGCCCCTGCACCTCGCAGCGGCCGTCATAGACACAGATATTTTCCGGGCTGACAGAAAGCCTGGGCCTGTAGCACAATTACTTTCCGTAGGTGCAGACGTAAACGCACGTGATTCCCTGGGCAGAACGCCGCTGCACTATGCCAGCGCACAAGCAGTGGCCCCGCTGTTGGCCGCCAAGGCTGATATCAACGCTCGCGACAACAACGGCCAGACCCCCCTTCATACTGCTCTTGATCGTTATGATACGATTCAGACGTTGATGGACGCCGGAGCCGACTGGAAACTGAAGGACAATCAGGGCAAGACAGTGCTGGATCTGGCAACCGCCGCCGCCCAGGACGGCAAAGGGCTGGCCAATCTGCCGGATCTGATTCGACTCTGGTCCACCGGCAAGGTGACTCCCTTGCAGCAACGCTAGGAGAGTTGGTTAAGCCCCCACCTTCCGGCGCCGCGCCGACCGGGGTAGAATATGTGGTCTGCGGTCCAGATTTTCTGCACAAATGGTGAATTGTTGAGATGCGACGC from Planctomycetaceae bacterium carries:
- a CDS encoding ankyrin repeat domain-containing protein, with the translated sequence MASIMAKRAAPLVQELRSIDESSWMPGGRGQIIYKDCTLQVLQTKGIQALIAARLEQWWAQSPRSCQLAVEAVWFMVPEKEDQVLRRQAAKAATSQPADVAMVLDTQPAREALRALQTAQESRKVGSRQRVFWKDRWGNLDNTLGVRATTSADGKSISATLNIQLPLDKEKGLLQPGDFCERAEAPDLRVSLQSGQSIYWIVPVTTYRLEAPKTQPASTGAVAYLRPLPQIAAPKHYLHVLVHLEALPAAKEHVGMGGIAPYTMDREEKEFLAQALKDPKPDKGDPLDRSSLHTAAERGYVGVVKALADRGANIDAAQPSMTLNWGGYTPLFLAAQKGHLEVAKFLVRRGADVEGYRLTPLSGAAECGNLELARYLIRHGARVDSEHCSAVRPAAEQGHEEMVKLLVEAGAARLDGALTAARANPILFQYLLDHGANIRQSDCLAVELSQEKYDQDVVFFLLSGGARLTESQAGKVLTALADAGNRDMIQTLLKNGARLDARRWTDRPLLMCGTLSAARLLVELGSDIHCPDENGWTPLHHAVMRPTTELAEFFISKGARVNDMDEKGQTPLFYVHRREMAMLLISKGAKVNHRDHEGQSALHVLAQNVARKEDLPRAELAVELIKAGAEVNALDNDGWTPLCFAAFYGSSPISKALLAKGADVRLAPKGGDYCGLLGLAAHGDAPGLIELLLEKGADPSRIDKNGKTLLFHVHTAGEAKLLLDRRVDINARDKTGATALHEARLPVMEVLLAAGADPNARDNQKCTPMHTAAASLYDQQRVLTLHKHGGKFDVREESGKTPLHLAAAVIDTDIFRADRKPGPVAQLLSVGADVNARDSLGRTPLHYASAQAVAPLLAAKADINARDNNGQTPLHTALDRYDTIQTLMDAGADWKLKDNQGKTVLDLATAAAQDGKGLANLPDLIRLWSTGKVTPLQQR